The Acinonyx jubatus isolate Ajub_Pintada_27869175 chromosome E3, VMU_Ajub_asm_v1.0, whole genome shotgun sequence genome has a window encoding:
- the ZNF48 gene encoding zinc finger protein 48, translating to MERAVEPWGPDLQGAEEREQLRGARTGLGSENVEISQPDEFEHPPQEDDLGFKEEEDPAPGHEVGNASLKPEGIQTWDDLWVQREGPGKPQAQDRGPRLLGEPRWGQASDRAAVCGECGKSFRQMSDLVKHQRTHTGEKPYKCGVCGKGFGDSSARIKHQRTHSGEKPYRARPPAQGPPKIPRSRIPAGERPTICGECGKSFRQSSDLVKHQRTHTGEKPYKCGICGKGFGDSSARIKHQRTHRGEQPPQPVVPRRQPSRAATAAPQGPKAQDKPYICTDCGKRFVLSCSLLSHQRSHLGPKPFGCDVCGKEFARGSDLVKHLRVHTGEKPYLCPECGKGFADSSARVKHLRTHSGERPHACPECDRTFSLSSTLLRHRLTHMEPQDFSFPGYPLAPLIPSPPPSSSPPPPPLGTSPPLTPRSPSHSGDGPFGLPGLEPEPGGPQAGEPPPPLAGDKPHKCPECGKGFRRSSDLVKHHRVHTGEKPYLCPECGKGFADSSARVKHLRTHRGERARPPPPSTLLRPHNPPGPAPMAPRPRVRAQPSGPSQPHVCGFCGKEFPRSSDLVKHRRTHTGEKPYKCAECGKGFGDSSARIKHQRGHLVLRPFGTGDGRARPLKEEPPTGLE from the coding sequence GTTTAGGGAGTGAGAATGTGGAGATTTCTCAGCCGGATGAGTTTGAACATCCCCCCCAGGAGGATGACTTGGGGTTCAAGGAAGAGGAAGATCCGGCTCCAGGTCATGAAGTAGGAAATGCCTCTCTCAAACCTGAAGGCATCCAGACCTGGGATGACTTGTGGGTCCAGAGAGAGGGACCGGGAAAACCTCAGGCTCAGGACAGAGGTCCCCGGCTCCTGGGAGAGCCACGCTGGGGCCAGGCTAGCGATCGGGCTGCCGTGTGTGGTGAGTGTGGCAAGAGCTTTCGGCAGATGTCAGATCTGGTGAAACACCAGCGGACCCACACAGGGGAGAAACCCTACAAGTGTGGGGTCTGCGGCAAGGGCTTTGGGGATAGCTCTGCCCGTATCAAACACCAGCGAACTCATAGTGGTGAAAAGCCCTACAGAGCCCGACCACCAGCCCAGGGTCCCCCAAAGATTCCTCGGTCCAGGATCCCGGCTGGTGAGCGCCCCACTATCTGCGGTGAATGTGGCAAGAGCTTCCGGCAGAGTTCTGACCTGGTGAAACACCAGCGGACACACACGGGTGAGAAGCCCTACAAATGTGGCATCTGCGGCAAGGGCTTTGGTGACAGTTCTGCTCGTATAAAGCACCAGCGGACACACCGGGGGGAGCAGCCACCCCAGCCCGTGGTGCCCAGACGGCAGCCTTCTCGAGCAGCCACGGCAGCCCCACAGGGACCCAAGGCCCAGGACAAGCCATATATCTGCACCGATTGTGGCAAAAGATTTGTGCTCAGCTGCAGCCTTCTGAGCCACCAGCGCAGTCACCTGGGGCCCAAACCTTTTGGCTGTGATGTGTGTGGAAAGGAGTTTGCCCGGGGCTCAGACCTGGTGAAGCACCTGCGGGTGCACACAGGAGAGAAGCCCTACCTGTGCCCTGAGTGTGGCAAGGGCTTTGCCGACAGCTCTGCCCGGGTCAAACACCTCCGCACCCACAGTGGGGAGAGGCCTCATGCCTGTCCGGAATGTGACCGCACCTTCAGCCTCAGCTCCACCCTCCTCCGCCACCGCCTCACTCACATGGAGCCCCAGGACTTCAGCTTCCCAGGCTACCCTTTGGCCCCCCTgatccccagcccaccccccagctcaagcccacccccacctcctcttgGCACAAGCCCCCCACTGACACCTCGAAGCCCTTCACACTCAGGTGATGGGCCTTTTGGCCTGCCTGGCTTGGAGCCAGAGCCCGGGGGCCCACAGGCTGGGGAGCCACCCCCACCACTGGCAGGTGACAAGCCCCACAAGTGCCCTGAGTGTGGCAAGGGCTTCCGCCGAAGCTCGGACCTGGTGAAACACCATCGTGTGCACACAGGGGAGAAACCCTACCTCTGCCCTGAATGCGGCAAGggttttgctgacagctcggcccGAGTCAAGCACCTCCGCACCCACCGAGGTGAACGGGCTcggccaccaccaccatccactCTCCTGAGGCCACATAACCCCCCTGGCCCAGCACCCATGGCCCCTCGACCCCGAGTCCGAGCCCAGCCCTCTGGACCCAGCCAGCCCCATGTGTGTGGCTTCTGTGGGAAGGAGTTTCCCCGGAGCTCAGATCTGGTCAAACATAGGCGAACACACACTGGGGAGAAGCCATATAAGTGTGCAGAGTGTGGCAAAGGTTTTGGTGACAGTTCTGCCCGAATCAAGCACCAGCGTGGGCACTTGGTCCTGAGGCCCTTTGGGACAGGGGATGGTCGGGCAAGGCCCCTCAAAGAGGAGCCGCCAACAGGACTGGAATGA